AGCACGCCCTGCACGACCACCTTCGCCGCGTCGTACCCGAACGCCCCGAAGCCCTGGGCGTCGTCGTTGAAGGTCTTCTTGTAGTTGGTGGCGAAGACCTTCGCGGCAGGCAGGGCGCTCAGGGGCGCGGCCACCGTCGTGAAGTAGATGTTGTTCGCGTTCGCCTCGCCCACGATCACCGGCAGCTCCCCGCTGTCCAGACCGTCGCCGCCCACCACGGGCGTCTGCACGCCCGCTTCACGCAGCTGCTTGAT
The DNA window shown above is from Deinococcus sedimenti and carries:
- a CDS encoding ABC transporter substrate-binding protein produces the protein IKQLREAGVQTPVVGGDGLDSGELPVIVGEANANNIYFTTVAAPLSALPAAKVFATNYKKTFNDDAQGFGAFGYDAAKVVVQGVLNAVRANKNKVPSRAQVESAIRKGSFTGLLSGNVSFNSAGDRKAATLYVMNVTAGKFKLSTSIPVKPVKQ